The Kineothrix sp. MB12-C1 genome includes a window with the following:
- a CDS encoding TIGR01212 family radical SAM protein (This family includes YhcC from E. coli K-12, an uncharacterized radical SAM protein.): MKHETEEISKQNRTPETWHGKRYYSLDAYFKNTFGHKLNKIAINAGFTCPNRDGTLDTRGCIFCSEGGSGDFAVSFPSIETDAPYVAYFQSYTGTYAPIERLESIYEQALSNAHVVGISIATRPDCLSDEVIALLGQLKARYPHKFLWVELGLQTIHEETTHYIRRGYELACFTRGIHALAGLEIPVIVHVILGLPGESETMMLETVDYLNTLPISGIKLQLLHVLRGTDLATDYEKGLFPVLSMEEYLHILMNCIEHLSPETVIHRVTGDGPKDLLIAPIWSSHKKKVLNALHHQMKLTNSYQGKHWKGTISHASGTSNAL, translated from the coding sequence ATGAAACATGAGACGGAAGAAATATCTAAACAAAATAGAACCCCTGAAACATGGCATGGTAAACGCTATTATTCTCTGGATGCCTATTTTAAAAATACCTTTGGACATAAACTGAATAAAATTGCCATCAACGCCGGTTTCACCTGCCCGAATCGGGATGGTACTCTCGATACCCGTGGCTGTATCTTTTGCAGCGAAGGAGGCAGCGGGGATTTTGCTGTTTCCTTTCCTTCCATAGAAACAGACGCTCCTTACGTGGCTTATTTCCAATCCTATACAGGAACCTATGCTCCCATCGAGCGGTTGGAATCCATTTATGAACAGGCTCTGTCTAATGCCCATGTTGTAGGGATTTCTATTGCCACACGCCCGGATTGCCTTTCGGATGAAGTAATCGCTTTGCTCGGACAGCTCAAAGCCCGATATCCCCATAAATTTCTATGGGTGGAACTTGGCTTGCAGACTATTCATGAGGAAACGACTCATTATATCCGCAGAGGCTATGAGCTTGCATGCTTCACAAGAGGCATACATGCACTTGCCGGTCTGGAGATTCCCGTTATCGTTCATGTAATCTTAGGGTTACCCGGTGAAAGTGAAACGATGATGCTGGAAACCGTAGATTACCTCAACACGCTTCCTATTTCCGGCATAAAGCTTCAGCTTCTCCATGTACTGCGAGGAACTGATTTGGCCACCGATTACGAGAAAGGTCTATTCCCCGTTCTTTCCATGGAAGAATACCTTCATATTCTTATGAACTGCATCGAGCACCTTTCTCCCGAAACGGTCATTCACCGTGTGACCGGAGACGGTCCCAAAGATTTATTGATCGCTCCTATATGGAGTTCCCATAAGAAAAAGGTATTAAATGCTCTTCACCATCAAATGAAACTTACTAACTCCTATCAGGGAAAACATTGGAAAGGAACTATTTCTCATGCCTCAGGAACCTCTAACGCTTTATAA
- a CDS encoding DUF4364 family protein, whose product MLDRVNFPLTSAQVGDFILEKEYTSFLTLQKAISELTDAGLISAQSIRNRTHLLITGEGLNTLSFFENRISDTIKDEINSFFKDNEMELRNEVSILADYYKSTTGDYDAHLVAKEKNTKLVDITLSVPTEESAAAICDNWQRKNQQIYQYLIQQLF is encoded by the coding sequence ATGCTTGACCGCGTGAACTTTCCTTTGACGAGCGCACAGGTAGGTGATTTTATTCTGGAAAAAGAATATACGAGTTTTCTCACTCTCCAGAAGGCAATTTCTGAGCTTACCGACGCAGGATTGATTTCCGCGCAGTCCATACGCAACCGTACTCATTTATTAATTACAGGAGAAGGCTTAAATACCCTCTCTTTTTTCGAGAACCGTATCAGCGATACTATCAAAGATGAAATCAATTCCTTTTTTAAGGATAATGAAATGGAACTTAGAAATGAAGTGTCGATTCTCGCTGATTATTATAAATCAACGACCGGAGATTATGATGCTCATCTTGTGGCAAAAGAAAAGAATACAAAATTAGTGGATATTACACTATCTGTACCTACAGAAGAATCCGCTGCAGCTATCTGTGACAACTGGCAGCGGAAAAATCAGCAAATCTATCAATATCTTATTCAACAACTTTTTTAA